A window from Azoarcus sp. DD4 encodes these proteins:
- the xseA gene encoding exodeoxyribonuclease VII large subunit — MNFTDPTPEKTPLSLSAQVLTVSALNRLAREVLESSIPLLWVAGEISNLTRAASGHLYFTLKDEQAQVRCAMWRNRAQLLAFRPENGMRVEARALVTLYEVRGDYQLGIEALRPAGIGNLFEAFTRLKEKLAAEGLFDPLLKRPLPPFPRGIGIVTSPAAAALRDVLATLRRRAPQLPVVLYPAPVQGQDAAAKLAIALEQAGKRADRDGIDLILLVRGGGSIEDLQAFNDEALARTIRCSPIPVVSGVGHETDFTIADFAADLRAATPTGAAELASAGFHAAQDRLATAGHRLTHALRRRLESAAQRVDRAALQLVHPRQRLQRARADIDALSRRLRTAMTQQLQRARHAHGRLELRLATRRPDLARERDRQRQLALRLTRAADLWLHHRHQQLDTLRAHLQHLAPEAVLARGYSIARDATGSILRSTAAVQVGDAVSVQLADGTLHTQVNRTTPD, encoded by the coding sequence ATGAATTTCACCGACCCGACGCCGGAAAAAACGCCGCTATCCCTGTCCGCTCAAGTGCTTACGGTGTCGGCCCTGAACCGTCTCGCGCGCGAGGTGCTGGAGTCCTCGATTCCCTTGCTGTGGGTCGCCGGCGAAATTTCCAACCTCACCCGGGCCGCGTCCGGGCACCTGTACTTCACCCTCAAGGACGAGCAGGCGCAGGTGCGTTGCGCGATGTGGCGCAACCGCGCGCAGCTGCTGGCCTTCCGCCCCGAAAACGGCATGCGGGTGGAAGCCCGCGCCCTGGTCACGCTGTACGAGGTCCGGGGCGACTACCAGCTCGGGATCGAGGCGCTGCGACCGGCCGGCATCGGCAACCTGTTCGAAGCCTTCACCCGCCTGAAGGAAAAACTCGCTGCCGAGGGGCTGTTCGACCCGCTGCTCAAGCGTCCGCTGCCGCCCTTCCCGCGCGGCATAGGCATCGTCACCTCGCCGGCCGCCGCCGCCCTCCGCGACGTGCTGGCAACGCTCAGGCGGCGCGCACCGCAACTGCCGGTCGTGCTTTATCCGGCGCCGGTACAGGGCCAGGACGCCGCCGCCAAACTGGCGATCGCACTCGAACAGGCGGGGAAACGTGCCGATCGTGACGGCATCGACCTCATCCTGCTGGTTCGCGGCGGCGGCAGCATCGAGGACCTGCAGGCCTTCAACGACGAGGCGCTGGCGCGCACCATCCGCTGCAGCCCGATACCGGTGGTGAGCGGGGTCGGCCACGAAACCGACTTCACCATCGCCGACTTTGCCGCCGACCTGCGCGCGGCGACGCCGACCGGTGCCGCCGAGCTCGCCAGCGCAGGCTTTCACGCCGCACAGGACCGCCTCGCCACGGCCGGGCACCGCCTCACCCACGCGCTGCGGCGACGCCTGGAGAGCGCAGCACAAAGGGTGGACCGCGCCGCACTGCAGCTCGTCCATCCGCGCCAGCGACTGCAGCGCGCCCGTGCCGACATCGATGCGCTATCGAGACGCCTGCGCACCGCCATGACGCAGCAGCTGCAGCGCGCCCGGCACGCCCACGGACGCCTCGAACTCCGGCTCGCGACCCGCCGCCCCGACCTTGCACGCGAACGCGACCGCCAACGGCAGCTGGCCCTTCGGCTGACGCGGGCTGCCGACCTCTGGCTGCACCATCGTCACCAGCAACTCGACACGCTGCGCGCCCATCTCCAGCACCTCGCGCCCGAAGCGGTGCTTGCTCGCGGCTACAGCATCGCGCGCGATGCCACCGGGAGCATCCTGCGCTCGACTGCGGCGGTGCAGGTCGGCGATGCAGTCAGCGTGCAACTGGCCGACGGCACCCTGCACACGCAGGTCAACCGAACCACGCCGGATTGA
- a CDS encoding DUF3135 domain-containing protein produces the protein MAGFDFDHWSELAKRDPAAFFRARRRLIDRFIDAHPAPQASRLREMQAFIDCVRVASGTPMCAVRNITSMMQERMELLRRQGRS, from the coding sequence ATGGCGGGGTTCGATTTCGATCACTGGAGCGAGTTGGCCAAGCGCGATCCCGCGGCCTTCTTCCGGGCGCGGCGCCGCCTGATTGATCGTTTCATCGATGCGCATCCGGCGCCGCAGGCGAGTCGCCTGCGCGAGATGCAGGCATTCATCGACTGTGTGCGGGTGGCCTCAGGCACACCGATGTGCGCGGTACGCAACATCACCAGCATGATGCAGGAACGGATGGAGCTGCTGCGCCGTCAGGGGCGGAGCTAG
- a CDS encoding superoxide dismutase: MEHTLPALPYAKNALAPAISEETLEFHYGKHHQAYVTNLNNLIKGTEYETLDLEAIIKKAPAGGVYNNSAQVWNHTFFWNSMKPNGGGEPTGALADAIKAKWGSFDDFKKAFQASAVGNFGSGWTWLVKKADGSVDIVNMGAAGTPLTTGDKALLCIDVWEHAYYIDYRNRRPDFVATFLDKLANWEFAAKNFA, from the coding sequence ATGGAACACACCCTGCCCGCCCTGCCCTACGCCAAGAACGCCCTGGCGCCGGCCATCTCGGAAGAAACGCTGGAATTCCACTACGGCAAGCACCATCAAGCCTATGTCACCAACCTGAACAACCTGATCAAGGGCACCGAGTACGAGACCCTCGACCTCGAAGCCATCATCAAGAAGGCCCCGGCCGGCGGCGTGTATAACAACTCCGCCCAGGTCTGGAACCACACCTTCTTCTGGAACAGCATGAAGCCGAACGGCGGCGGCGAGCCGACCGGCGCGCTGGCCGACGCGATCAAGGCCAAGTGGGGCTCCTTCGACGACTTCAAGAAGGCCTTCCAGGCTTCCGCCGTGGGCAACTTCGGTTCCGGCTGGACCTGGCTGGTGAAGAAGGCCGACGGCTCGGTCGACATCGTCAACATGGGCGCCGCCGGCACCCCGCTGACCACCGGCGACAAGGCCCTGCTCTGTATCGATGTGTGGGAACACGCCTACTACATCGACTACCGCAACCGTCGCCCGGACTTCGTCGCCACCTTCCTCGACAAGCTGGCCAACTGGGAATTCGCGGCCAAGAACTTCGCCTGA
- a CDS encoding pseudouridine synthase: MLDILYRDEHLVAIHKPSGLLVHRSALDAHEERFAVQMLRDQIGRHVHPVHRLDKGTSGVLLFALDRDSAARLASQFESRQVGKRYLAIVRGHPPEGGLIDHALSRRFDPVEHVPAGRDDTPQPALTRYRRLGVVELPHQVDRYPSSRYALVELEPETGRRHQLRRHLKHIAHPIIGDSTFGKGKHNRLFQTLFGSDRLLLACLRLELCHPHTGRPLVLETAPSADFAAVANALGWHSALARLPGTADTGHNAVSDLLPR, encoded by the coding sequence GTGCTCGACATCCTCTATCGCGACGAGCACCTCGTCGCCATCCACAAGCCGTCCGGCCTGCTCGTCCATCGCAGCGCACTGGACGCCCACGAGGAACGCTTCGCGGTGCAGATGCTGCGCGACCAGATCGGGCGCCATGTGCACCCGGTGCACAGGCTGGACAAGGGCACATCGGGCGTACTGCTGTTCGCACTCGACCGCGACAGCGCCGCCCGGCTCGCCAGCCAATTCGAGAGTCGGCAGGTCGGCAAGCGCTACCTCGCGATCGTGCGCGGCCATCCGCCCGAAGGGGGGTTGATCGATCACGCCCTGAGCCGCCGTTTCGATCCCGTGGAGCATGTTCCCGCCGGGCGCGACGACACGCCCCAACCGGCGCTGACCCGCTATCGGCGCCTCGGCGTCGTCGAACTGCCGCATCAGGTCGACCGCTACCCGAGCAGCCGCTACGCCCTCGTCGAACTGGAGCCCGAGACCGGGCGCCGCCACCAGTTGCGGCGCCATCTCAAGCACATCGCCCACCCCATCATCGGCGACTCCACCTTCGGCAAAGGCAAGCACAACCGGCTGTTCCAGACGCTGTTCGGCAGCGACCGTCTGTTGCTCGCCTGCCTGCGCCTCGAACTTTGCCATCCGCATACCGGTCGACCGCTGGTCCTGGAGACGGCGCCGTCGGCCGACTTCGCCGCGGTGGCGAACGCACTCGGCTGGCATTCCGCGCTGGCGCGGCTTCCGGGCACGGCCGATACGGGGCACAATGCCGTCTCCGACCTACTTCCGCGCTAA
- a CDS encoding chemotaxis protein CheA translates to MSDFAGMEDLLQDFLIEAGDLLSGVDNKLVDLERSPDDRGLLNDIFRGFHTIKGGAGFLNATELVTLCHLTENLFDKLRNGELSITAEVMDMILAATASVRDMFGDLERGTQPAAADPGLISGLKAVIAGEAVIAAATPAAPASAAASKSPPPKTGGGAKEPDWDLLYNAVTGLPVSVTPPRAQPAPVAQVLEAVPAVPEKNPEEIIQAAIGRRATDKPGAAAVGRREGERQRDNSIRVDTARLDQVLNLSGEIGLTKNRLNALRSDILSGRNDTETLHALDLAVSQLDLLVSDLQNAVMKTRMQPIGRLFQKYPRIARDLARNLGKDVELVLAGEETEIDKTMIEDLSDPIIHLIRNAVDHGVEDKAERLASGKPEKSIVRLEARQEGDHIVIMVADDGRGMNAERLRAKALQKGLITDEEANTMDERQSFNLVFLPGFSMAAQISDVSGRGVGMDVVRTNIQKLNGSIDIRSVQGKGTTFVISLPLTLAILPVLLVRLGEQPLAVPLSMVREILPIDVREVQEVGGRATMVVRGEVLPVLPLASLLGWPQERTPEYGVLMQTAELSFILAIDSFAGREDAVIKSLDDFRPKGVAGVTTLSNGQIVLILDMKELLGAAGDHRGVARSVLVREQAVPVLA, encoded by the coding sequence ATGAGTGACTTTGCCGGTATGGAAGACTTGCTGCAGGACTTCCTGATCGAAGCCGGAGACCTGCTGTCCGGCGTGGACAACAAGCTCGTCGATCTCGAGCGTTCGCCCGACGACCGCGGCCTGCTCAACGACATCTTCCGCGGTTTCCACACCATCAAGGGCGGCGCAGGCTTTCTCAACGCCACCGAGCTGGTGACGCTCTGCCACCTCACCGAGAACCTGTTCGACAAGCTGCGCAACGGCGAGCTGTCGATCACCGCCGAAGTGATGGACATGATCCTCGCCGCCACGGCGTCGGTGCGCGACATGTTCGGCGATCTCGAACGCGGCACGCAGCCGGCTGCGGCCGATCCCGGGCTGATCAGCGGTCTCAAGGCGGTGATTGCCGGCGAGGCAGTGATTGCCGCCGCCACCCCGGCCGCGCCCGCTTCGGCGGCAGCGAGCAAGTCGCCGCCGCCCAAGACCGGCGGTGGGGCCAAGGAGCCGGACTGGGATCTGCTCTACAACGCGGTCACCGGCTTGCCGGTGTCGGTGACGCCGCCGCGCGCGCAGCCGGCGCCTGTCGCCCAGGTCCTGGAGGCTGTACCGGCGGTGCCGGAGAAGAATCCCGAGGAAATCATCCAGGCGGCGATCGGCCGTCGTGCGACCGACAAGCCCGGCGCCGCGGCAGTCGGCCGGCGCGAGGGCGAGCGCCAGCGCGACAACTCCATCCGCGTCGATACCGCCCGCCTCGACCAGGTGCTCAACCTGTCCGGCGAGATCGGACTGACCAAGAACCGCCTCAATGCGCTGCGCAGCGACATCCTCTCCGGTCGCAACGATACCGAGACCCTGCATGCGCTCGATCTGGCGGTGAGCCAGCTCGACCTGCTGGTGTCCGACCTGCAGAACGCGGTCATGAAGACGCGCATGCAGCCGATCGGCCGGCTGTTCCAGAAGTATCCGCGCATCGCCCGCGACCTTGCCCGCAATCTCGGCAAGGACGTCGAACTGGTGCTGGCCGGCGAGGAAACCGAGATCGACAAGACGATGATCGAGGATCTGTCCGATCCCATCATCCACCTCATCCGCAATGCGGTGGACCACGGTGTCGAGGACAAGGCCGAACGCCTTGCCAGCGGCAAGCCGGAGAAGTCCATCGTGCGGCTCGAGGCGCGCCAGGAGGGCGATCACATCGTCATCATGGTGGCCGACGACGGCCGTGGCATGAATGCCGAGCGCCTGCGTGCCAAGGCGCTGCAGAAGGGCCTCATCACCGACGAAGAGGCCAACACCATGGACGAACGCCAGAGTTTCAATCTGGTGTTCCTGCCCGGTTTTTCGATGGCAGCGCAGATTTCCGACGTCTCCGGCCGCGGCGTCGGCATGGACGTGGTGCGCACCAATATCCAGAAACTCAACGGTTCGATCGACATCCGCTCGGTGCAGGGCAAGGGCACCACCTTCGTCATCAGCCTGCCGCTCACCCTGGCCATCCTGCCGGTGCTGCTGGTGCGTCTGGGTGAGCAACCGCTGGCGGTGCCGCTGTCGATGGTGCGCGAGATCCTGCCGATCGACGTCAGGGAAGTTCAGGAAGTAGGCGGCCGCGCCACCATGGTGGTGCGCGGCGAGGTGCTGCCGGTGCTGCCGTTGGCCTCGCTGCTCGGCTGGCCGCAGGAGCGTACGCCGGAGTACGGCGTGCTGATGCAGACTGCCGAACTCTCCTTCATCCTGGCGATCGACAGCTTCGCCGGCCGTGAGGACGCGGTGATCAAGTCGCTCGACGACTTTCGTCCCAAGGGCGTGGCCGGTGTCACCACGCTGTCCAACGGCCAGATCGTGCTCATCCTCGACATGAAGGAACTGCTTGGTGCCGCCGGCGACCACCGCGGGGTTGCGCGTTCCGTGCTGGTGCGCGAGCAAGCCGTTCCCGTGCTGGCCTGA